The region CGTTCGTTTGAATCGGACAAGGACGAAAGGAGGTTGGTGACGCACCTGAATAAGTCCGCTAGACGAAAGGAGATAAACTAACGCTTGACATGGTGCTGAGAGTGAGAaccgcgcgcgcgcacgcacgcacacacacacacacacacacacgcaaagagAGGAGCAGTACCAGGTATCTGACAACGACACGGCCTGATCCAGACGCGGCCTCAAAGCCCCCAGATTGCCGGAGCGCCCCCGCCCGCTCCCGATATTACGGTCGGCGCATCCCTGAGCCCTGCCCCGGCTCGGACTAGCCCGCCGCTCTCCCCTCACCCTCTTCCCCCGTTTCTGCGGCCGCAGCTCCCCGCCCCCCTGCGAACGCGGCTCCCCAGTGTCCTCTCGAACGCCCGCGTGGCTGTCGGGTTTCGAATCCCTAAGCCGACCCTCGCCCTCGGAGCGGGTCGCCGAGTCGCTGGCGCAGCCTTTGGTCCCAGCATCAATCATTAACGGGCCAGCTCGGGCTTCGGCGACCCGAAGcgggggagcaggggagggatgGTACGGAACTCGAGACCGAGGACAACTCTATCCCCCGAGGCGGCCGCGAAATACTAGCCGGGGAGGCCCCCGCCCTCCCTCGGTGCGcccgtccctccctccctccagcgcCTCAGCTCCCCCCATCCCCGCCTCCCGagccgggggcggcggcggctgcgcCCGCACCTCGCGATGCCCAGTCACCGCAgcagcgccgccgccgccgcagtcagtcgcgccgccgccgccgctgccgcagCGCGGGCGGCCGCGAGCCGGTAGCGGGGAGCCTGGCGAAGGGGCCGCCGTGCCCCGCGGGCTCCTGCCGGTTGGTACGCGCTTGAGATCGatgattatttgtatttatttctttattttttaggaacGGTTGTTCAGAGGCTCTGGTCTTCTGAACCTGCAGCGACGCCCCCGGCGCGCGCACAAAGGCTCCGACGGCGGCCGGCGGGGACTGGCGAGCGCGCCGGAGCCGGCGCCAGAGGTCGCCGGTGCGCGTCCTAGCCAAGCCCTGGGCACCATGCCGCGGCGCCTGCAGCCCAGGAGCGCGGGCACAAAGGGCCCGCCTGGCACGACCGCGGCGGCTTCGGAGGCCGCCTCGCGTCCCCACGCCTTGGCCTCCGGGGACTCTCCGGCATCCGCCAAGCCGCTGTTGCGCTGGGACGAGGTGCCCGACGACTTCGTGGAGTGCTTCATCCTGTCGGGCTACCGGCGGCTGCCGTGCACGGCGCAGGAGTGCCTGGCCTCGGTGCTGAAGCCCACCAATGAGACGCTCAACTTCTGGACTCACTTCATCCCGCTGCTGCTGTTCCTGAGCAAGTTCTGCCGCCTGTTTTTCCTGAGCGGCCGCGACGTGCCCTTCCACCATCCGTGGCTGCTGCCGCTGTGGTGCTACGCGTCGGGCGTGCTGCTGACCTTCGCCATGAGCTGCACGGCGCACGTGTTCAGCTGCCTGTCGCTGCGCCTGCGCGCCGCCTTCTTCTACCTAGACTACGCGTCCATCAGCTACTACGGCTTCGGGAGCACCGTGGCCTACTACTACTACCTGTTACCAGGCCTGAGTTTGTTGGACGCCCGGGTGATGACCTCGTACGTGCAGCAGCGCCTGGGCTGGCACGTGGACTGCACGGGCCTCATCGCCGCCTACCGCGCGCTCGTGCTGCCCGTGGCCTTCGTGCTGGCGGTGGCCTGCACTGTGGCCTGCTGCAAGAGCCGCACCGACTGGTGCTCTTACCCATTCGCGCTGCGCACCTTCGTCTTCGTCATGCCGCTGAGCATGGCCTGCCCCATCATGCTGGAGAGCTGGCTCTTTGACCTGCGCGGGGAGAACCCCACGCTCTTCGTGCACTTCTACCGCCGCTACTTCTGGCTGGTGGTGGCTGCCTTCTTCAACGTGAGCAAGATCCCCGAGCGCATCCAGCCGGGCCTCTTCGACATCATCGGCCACAGCCACCAGCTCTtccacattttcactttcctcagcaTCTACGATCAGGTGTACTACGTGGAGGAGGGCCTGCGCCAGTTTCTCAAGGAGCCACCGGACGCGCCCACCTTCCTGGGCACCGTGGGCTACATGCTGCTGCTGGTCGTCTGCCTGGGGCTGGTCATCAAGAAGTTCCTCAGCAACGCCGAATTCTACAGTAAAAAGTGAGCCTCCTCCTTGGGGGAGGCTGCCGGCTCGCCCACCAGTTTGTTGGGGAGTTTCTGTTGGTTTGTTTTGAAGTTTTGTCGTGTTTCCTTCTTTGCTTGAGGAGGGTGCTGCGAAACCACAAGGGAAAAATCCAGCAAGGCAGGAGGGTTTCAGCGCACCTGGGGCTTtggaagagggaggtgggacaAATGGGAGGGATAAGGCAGCTGGTTCTTGTCCTTGGAGAAAATTCAGATGGTGTCTGTGGCATCAGGGATCCTTCTAAGGCAGCGAATAAAACCCCCACTAAAACCCCAAACGGTTCAATTTTCCAGTCGTCTTCTCCGCCAGAGGTAATATCAAGTGACCCTTGTGAGGTCAGGCATGGAGTAAAGAGGGTAAGTAGACGAAATCCCTGGGTACTTCCATTTGGTTCTGAGGAATGCTCGGATTTGTTGAGGAATAGACCTTTGTAGAAAATCAGCAAGGAGACACAAACCCAGGGTTTAACCTGCTAGAAAATGCATGGACTGTGAACACAtgttaattatttcaaaatgttttctcagATGTTATTTAAATAGTAATATATACAATGTTTTTTCATAATTTATCAAAGCCTGTGATCTGCACTGAATTTTCTTTGTCGTGTAGTTTTGAATTTTGCAGCCCTTCTGCATTGTGTACACTTGAACTGGACATCAGGGCAAGCTGCTTGAGAGTTCTCAGCTACTTTTTTACACAGTATTTTTTGGAGGCCTATGTGTGTCATGATACAACTGTGAATTATTCTACTGTAGGGACTCTGGTTAAACTATTGAGAAGGAGCTAAATGGTTTGTATAGATCCCAGATTCCTATTTACTTTAATGTGTTCCATAAAacccatctgattttttttttttttgctttgtttttaatcttattcTCTCCTTCTCTACTGATTTAAATTGCCACTGGAATAAATGTGCCTTTTGAAGCAATGCCCAAATGACTGGTCCTCAAAAATATCAATGGTTTCTTACATGGGGAGAGCAGTAGGAGTAAGCTTTTCTTACTTGATTGCAAATCAAGGTTTAACATTCCactcaggagggaaggaagatggTGCTGGTTGTTTTTGGTAGGACTGAAAGTTGCTTACCAGGACATGCAGAACACTTGCCTTCTCTACAAGGAGAAGAAACCAATCCACTACTGTAGCTATGCTCCCTAATGTGGTCACTGGAGAAAGTGACTGTGCCCATCTATCCCTGCTTAAAATTAATATCATAGTATTCAGGAATAAATGTGGCAGTTGTATTATGAAAAGTCAGGAGTATGTTACTTGAGCTGTAGTTTAAGCTAAATAAGGTGACCTTTCCCTAGTTAAGCACTGAAGTCTCATTTGGGTCCAGACTATGGAAATGAACGGCAGTCATCCAAAGTCATTGAAAAATTTGGGAAACACATTCCTGAGATCCTGTCTGACAACCACATTGGCCAGTGTTACTTAAGATAGTTCTCATAAATGCTCTCCTGGTCCTGAGATGGCAACTCTAGATTAACACAAACTAGTGAGGTGATTTAAATGCTTATCACACTTCCTGACAATTCCTTTTGGTGAAGAGCCAAATAAGTCATTGAATGGGGAAGTGTTGCCTTCACGGTATAATTTAGATCAAGCACAGAAGGTAGATGAACACTTACTTCAGCACTGGTAGGCTGATGCTCCTGCCAAGACTGCTGTTTTTGTTTATGCTTTTAATCGCTACTGTATTTGTAATCAGAGAGGTTCAGCACAGCTCCCTGGAGGAACCAGTATCCTTGTGTGTTAACTGCACACAGACGTAAACTTTATGTATGTCTGTATTTGACTTAGGACCTCTTAATGGGACCATGAATACACTTTGCAAGTGGGCTGATAGGTGTCAATGTCTCGTCTTTGGCAAAGTGCAAGGAGATTCCTGTTAGGTTACGTTACAGAGACTGAGAGTTGTGCCTGCCACGGATGTTAATACTCAGCTGTAACTCCATTTGGAATGTGTGTTCAAGGACAGTTGTGGAAATCAGGCTATTTCTGCAGGCAAACTCATTTGCATGTCATTGCTGTCTCTTCTAGAACCCCAAAGAATGTTAGTTTGGAAGCTAGTTGAACAGGTTGGGAAGTATTTTGGGTCTTCCTGGTGAAATAGCCATCTCCTTTTTCAGAAGAAACTTTCTAGAGACAgacttctaaaaaatgtcaatgaGTTTGAGAAATTAAGCCCATATCTGTTGTTTTACGTTTTTGTTGGCGATCTTCCAGGTTCTCAAACGAAATTCTCTTCTTGCCCTGTGTCTTTGTCCTTAAGCAGAGGCCACTTAAGGATAAAATTATACCCATATCGTTTTCAAGTGATTATGATACATGAGCTCAGTAAGATGACACACTTTTCCCCTGGAAGGTTTCTGCAGGGTGAAGTCTCACTTTCGTTCCCTTTGTCTCTTCCTTCCTGCACTTTCCCTTTCCTACTCCATCTTGGTTTTTTATGTACCACAGACAACATTGACAAAGGACAGTCTGGTGGAAAACAGTGGTTTGGCTTTACTTTGTGTTCCAATAGGTACCCTATATACTACATAGGACCAAGGGATGATTTGTGAAACTGTATATGTTATTTGCTAAATGATATCAGATTTCAGTCAAggtaaaatatgatttttgagaatcagcaaatatttactcagTCTCCACATTTGCATGGAACTCTCCAGATGTATTACATATTTCAGGGATAATATGGCAATCACAATATAATtgcttgtaaaatatttaaaatgttttttcacaCTCTCCATGTTGCTACATCCTTTAAAATTCAGTCTTAGTTTATAGTGTTCAGCTGTTCAAAATATAGCACAAATAATAAGTCAAAATGCACTCCTTTATCTCTGTACAACCTATTTCAGCAGTAGAATTTTGAACCTTATTAtgtaatgcattttatttttacttgttagTCATGATCTAGGTGACATCTCAAGGAGCAGTCATGCCTGGGAAATGAGGGTGTTTGACTTGCATGCCTGTCACCCCGTGGGTTGGTCTCTGGAACTGACTCAGGCTGACTTAATTGGCCAGGGTGAAGGGGGTCCCCTTCTTTCCTGTCACTCTTGTATCTGCACCTTCAGGTGAAGAGGGTGACCTTcccagagagaggaagtgagTTCTTCAGTCATGTCATGAGTGGCTTGTAAAAATAAACGTGATCTTTCCCCCTGGCCATATACTTTCTATAAATAGCCCGGGAAGAAAGTGTGGGGCTTCACAGCTGGCCACAGTGGCCTTCCCATGTTTCCATTCATAAATCCTGCCTGTAAGTGATTTCAGTCAAAACCCATTTCACCTAATTCATCTTACTGCTTCAGGGGAATCATTCCGAAGAATGCAAAATCTGGGGATGGAGAtgatttttctaacttttttctgATTTGGTGCTGAATCTGAGAGCTAACAGCAATAATAAGCAGGGATTTTAATCTTCAGATCTCTTCACAACTTGATTTAATATGCACAAAACTCTACTAGGAGAAAGATACTGTAGGGGTTATCTCCATTTCAGGGTTATACCATTGGTCCCCCAAGGTGACATAATGTGGGGATGGTTGTGCGCTCAATTGTGTTTACTAATTCATATGGCTATGATGCCTGGCCAAGCATATTGACACtaactggatatatatatattttcctcctTTAATTGATTACCTTATAATTACAAAACAGCAAGGTTAGAGATGGCTGTCCttgaatttgggcttcccaggtggcactagtggtaaagaactagtaaagtggtaaagaacttgccttgccaatacaggggacataggagacgcaagttcaatccctgggtcaggaagatcccctgaaggagggcagggcaacccacatcagtattcttgcctggagaatcccacggatagaggagcctggctgagtACAGTCCATAAGGGtgcagagtcgcacatgactggagcgacttcaCAAGCACACATCCTTGAATTTAGATTATAATGTTGTAAACAAAATGTTATTATTAACCACTTAAGtactttttatcctttttaagGATGTTGAACTTTTTAAGTTGTTGAAGCTCACCTGTTGAAGTCTGCCATTgctaacttcactctgtaagaGTCCTGTGAGccgattttcatttttttgttcatATAATGCCTTTAGTGATCATTGAGCACCTTCTGCATGTAAGATGCTGGGCCAGGAACAATCCATATCATTACAGCCATCACCCTCTGCTGGTGGAATAGAGGTAGAAAAAACCCTCTGACCAGGGACCCAACTGTACCCTTGGCCGTAAGCACAATGTCCTAAGCCACTGAGTTTGGTTCTTTTCTCCTATTAGTCTAAGAACAATGCATAGCATCTTATTTCAATTAACATCTTAATTTACCCAcaactgatttctttcttttttctttctatagttttcttcctcccttccctccttttctttctttctgattctaGGTCTGTGTGAATATTATAGGTAAAAATAACTAGAAAGTTTAATGGATAATCCAGGTGAAGGGAGAGAAGGCATATGCACAAAGAATTGAAAAATTTGTCATCACTACTAATTAATAAATAACAATCACTTTTGGAAGGTTCGTAGTGTTCATATCACTATGAAGTAAGATTCATCCAAAGTGCCTAGACTGTGATATTATTAAGTGTGCATTTCATAGATAgtgtaattaattttttaatgtgaacttAAATGCTTATATCTCCAAAGATTAGCTAAGATTAACTAATGTTCTTTAGCTTTTCCCCTCCTTTAGGTGTGTTGTAACCTATGTAccttgtttcagaaaaaaaattaatctggaGAAAGTTATCTAGGAAAAAATATCAGGTGTGAAAAAGCTAGAAAGGAGGCATGAGAAAGGAAGAATGAGGAGGATTCAATTCACACAGTCAGAATGGGACAAGTTTAATTACGGACAATTTTGCCCGAGGTTTACATTTTGTCCCTAGAAAAGCATGTGCATTCCCAGGGCATTCGTGCTCATATAGGCAGATGAAGAATTCTGTTTGTCAGTCTGACCACATCCTGTAGGTTTTGACCTGAGCACAAGCACCTCGGTATATTTTGAGTAGCGCATGTACCCGTGGCTTCATGTCTTTAATTTGTCTCCATAAAATTAGGACATAAGGCAGAAAGGCATGAGGGGATAACACCAGCCAATTTTTAATCACCTTTTGAATCATTTTCTTGAAGGACTGCCAATACTCTCTGACATATATCTAACAGAAAGCAAATGAGTCTAGACACACTGAAAAAGGAAACAATCATTGGTGGAAGCTGAGTGCTATTGTACCGTGTTGTGAGTCTGCATGTCTTCCTACTGAAGAGTTTATTCCTTCAATATTATGAATAACTATTTATCTGTGAAAATAGATGTCCACTCTTAGTCACTATTCCAAAAGCCAATGCAAATTTTGTCGTCATTAGAAAAAGGACAAATGGATTGCATTTCTGGTTTGCAGATTTCTAACGAGTTTGTGGACTTTTTGTTCCCAAACAGCTTCTTCAGAGTCTGTCAGTGAGTTGCAGAATTAGAGTGTTTATTTATAGGTCAGAGGCCAAGAATGCTTATTTGGCTGTTAATTGTGGCAGGATGTGACTTTTTTAAAGCTCTGAACACATACCTAGATTCAGCAGAAATGCTCACATATTGACTATTTAACTCAGTGAAACACAGCTTTGGGTTTGAgcttttgaaaatgtttccaaTGTACTATGCTTCTAAATGCAGAAGCTTCTAAAGTTTCTAAATGCACgacctttaatattttttgttcttgAACAATCTCTGAAAGCTGTTCCAAACATGGCATTTCTTGAATGTGTAACATTATTCTCGAATGTGTAAAAGTGGCTGGCCACCTTTCTCATGCCTTATACTCCACCTAAAATATGCAATAAGCACTCAAGCAGGAGTTGGGGGTAGGGGGTATCTTCGGATGGTTTTTAAACCATCCTGAAGAAATGGCCCTTCTCCTCACAGCTCACCACAACCTTGAGAAAGGACCCCGTGTAAATAACCCTTGTTTCCAGATGAAGAACAGGGACacattgattttatttcttcttttaggtCAATCTCTAGTTAGATAGCATGATCTGTTTGTAGTATGCTGgatgcaaaaatgaaaattaataggCAAAATTTTTAGAGAAGTAtcctaattttatatttaaatgtttataacagcAATTTGTTTGTAAAAACTGGCCTTAGCACACAGATGAGAACCAGCGCTTTTTGGAAAGCCTCATCTTTGTCCTGGGAATTTAATCACCTGGAGCTCTTACCCAAATGATAAAGACCTAGGAGGTCTTAAAACATGTAAATAGTGTATAGTTTAAAGATGgataaaaatcattttctaaaaaagaatacAGGTCAGCTATGTAATAGGTATGTCACTAGGCTGCATTTAAAAGTCTTTTCAAAATTCTGTTATAGTTAGAAATGTCATTAAATGCACTCTTCCAACAAGGCTGAGCACAGACGGTCCACTTTTCTACCAGGTTTGTTTCCTTTTATGGAGGCTACGAGCAAAACTAAGCAACTGAGTACCAAGGCAATACAGAAATGAGGCCCAGTTCACTTTGATGAGGGTTCAATCACCAAACGTAGTAGGCTTGTGGATAACATAGCCAGGAAAATGTGCAGCCCTGGACACTCCGCTCCTGGTTTCTCTGGAGCAGAAAGATGAATAAAGCCTCATGCCATCCAGGAAAAGGCTCTATTTCAGGGATAGGGGAGGATACCATGCCCACTCTTCTCTCTAAATAAAGCACGTGCTAGCTCTGAGCTCTGTCCATTTCAGCTTTCTCCTAGACTGTATCCACCACCCTCAAAGCTTTCACTTGCCACAAACTCAGCCTTGAAGACAAAAGGTTTCTAAAAGGATTCCATGTGTATTTAGGCCTTCTCAAACCATCTGCCTTAGGAGGTTCATCCATTTCTAAAGTAAGGCTTTAAGTACAATGGCTGCACTCAAATTTACAAGGATGCACAACCAGCAGGTCCCCATTTGCAGTCATTAATTGAAGGGCCGTACACATTTTCCCCCCTCaggtcagaggcagagagaggactTACCAGTGAGCAAACGGAGACCTCCTTGTGTCAgtattttttaagttcatttaatGGTGTTAATGGAGGAAGGGGAGAGTAAAGGAAAATGCAGGCATGAAAAAAGACACTGAATAATGTTTTTCCACTGCTTGTTAAATTAATTCTTAAGCGACCCTAACTCCAGTCACCATCTATATCCTAAATAGCTGTGTTTAGCTAGCTGGCGAGGCTTTCTCAGGGTGTACGAACAGGTACTACAGTATGGATTCAAATCGTTGGTGAATTCTCCCAGAAAAGCATTATTTAATCATAATCCCATATGACCTGATACATTAAGCAAAAATAGTCCATAGAAATAGCTATCACTTGGTCAGTTCTGTGCATGTAGCTGAACAAAAATGAGTCATGTCTGTTGTATAATTCGCCATGATTTCGGTTTCTTGAGACCTTTGTTCCCTATGATCTTGAATATGAAAATCTGTATAAATAACTATGCATTTTTTGCTGAAAAACAAATGTATGAATTAAGAATAAAGTATTTGTAAGCATCATGTTTAGGACTGCATTTGTACATTGTATGTTCAGAAGATAACCTTCAGCAAACATTCCTAAATTCATAGCATGTGTGACGCtaataaggagaaggaaatggtaaccccctctaggattcttgcctggaaaatcccacggacgcaggagcctggtgggctatagtccgtggggtcgcaaagagtcggccacagcttagcaactaaacaacgacaatgacgctaataaacacaagaaaagacattATCCTTTTTACAGAAATGAACAGGCAGAATGGGAAAATGGAAGTTTGTCCTGAAGAAGCATTCTTAGTATATTACTTTTTTTATAAGTaaaagatttgtttatttatttattttggctgcaccagctcttagttgcagcaccctCTTGTTTCAGGTAGGGGTTTGTGGTTATTAGGAACATAAAATTCTCCTCTCAGTACTGAGGGATTCTCAGAATGCACAAAGCTGACCAGCCAGACCTCAAGAAGGACAAAGAACAGGACAGAGCTCAAGATCCCAGCTGGGAACTCCTGCCCCCAGCCAGCGGCTCTCCAGGGAGAGAGAGCCAACTTCGGCTGCTTTCTGGCCCTGTTGTATCTGTTCCCAACTCACATTCCTGGGAGGGAGTATCTGATTGGCTTAACCTAGCTCAGGTCACATGGACTCTTCTAAGGTAATAGGGTACAGGTGCTTGTGATTTACAGCCCTTTCCAGAACTACAAGGAGGGGAAAGTTTCGTTCTCCAAAGGAAGGGGTGATGGGCAGATAAAAACAACAGCTGTCCACCTCATCGTCCATCCCCTTGGCCATCTGGTGCACAGGCATACCTCTGTAATCCTAACTCTTAGGGAGCATGAGGACAAGGACAATGGGAGACTGAAGGTTTGGGCTGATGGGCGCTGTGTAAAGCACTTGTCCAAGCTGAGTGTCTTACCCATGCAGGGTTCCTATCCAAGTTCTGAAGCAGCTGGTtacagaaggaaggagaaaaatatatgCCAGCAGCCCCAAATGATAGCAA is a window of Ovis aries strain OAR_USU_Benz2616 breed Rambouillet chromosome 1, ARS-UI_Ramb_v3.0, whole genome shotgun sequence DNA encoding:
- the PAQR9 gene encoding membrane progestin receptor epsilon, whose amino-acid sequence is MPRRLQPRSAGTKGPPGTTAAASEAASRPHALASGDSPASAKPLLRWDEVPDDFVECFILSGYRRLPCTAQECLASVLKPTNETLNFWTHFIPLLLFLSKFCRLFFLSGRDVPFHHPWLLPLWCYASGVLLTFAMSCTAHVFSCLSLRLRAAFFYLDYASISYYGFGSTVAYYYYLLPGLSLLDARVMTSYVQQRLGWHVDCTGLIAAYRALVLPVAFVLAVACTVACCKSRTDWCSYPFALRTFVFVMPLSMACPIMLESWLFDLRGENPTLFVHFYRRYFWLVVAAFFNVSKIPERIQPGLFDIIGHSHQLFHIFTFLSIYDQVYYVEEGLRQFLKEPPDAPTFLGTVGYMLLLVVCLGLVIKKFLSNAEFYSKK